A region of Oreochromis niloticus isolate F11D_XX unplaced genomic scaffold, O_niloticus_UMD_NMBU tig00006613_pilon, whole genome shotgun sequence DNA encodes the following proteins:
- the LOC109200693 gene encoding interferon-inducible GTPase 5 isoform X2, whose product MEDPDDSCPEEIPGVKEALKNNDTAGAAKRIKEYLEKQTNVSLNIAITGESGAGKSTFINAFRGIKNRDEGAAPTGVTETTSEVTPYPHPDNPNVTLWDLPGIGTKDFPARKYLKLVGFDKYDFFLIISDTRFRENDVKLAQKIKKMKRNFYFVRSKIDNDIRAEESVSDSSKEKTLTKIRDDCIQHLGIESPRVFLMSSFQLHKFDFSLLQETLERELPKDKRDTLLYVMPNVNPDVISKKKKALKVHLYLLATLSAAAAAVPVPGLSVAVDVAVLIGAVTHFVHAFGLDVQSLKRLAIRTAVSYTELRDVIISPVAAKEITKELFLKAFAQLGGAAGLIGAEEVSRFIPIVGIPVAMSLSFVTTYRVLNFILNQLAEDAQKVLKKALV is encoded by the exons ATGGAGGATCCAGATGATTCGTGCCCAGAAGAAATTCCTGGAGTTAAAGAAGCCCTGAAGAACAACGACACGGCCGGAGCAGCAAAAAGGATTAAAgaatatttagaaaaacaaaccaatgtCTCGTTAAATATCGCCATCACAGGAGAAAGTGGTGCAGGTAAATCCACCTTTATTAATGCCTTCAGGGGGATAAAGAACAGAGACGAGGGAGCTGCTCCTACTGGTGTCACAGAAACTACGTCAGAGGTCACACCGTACCCCCATCCAGATAATCCCAACGTCACTTTATGGGATCTTCCTGGAATCGGAACCAAAGACTTCCCAGCGAGGAAATACCTGAAGCTTGTTGGGTTTGACAAGTATGACTTCTTCCTCATCATCTCAGACACTCGCTTCAGAGAAAACGACGTGAAACTCGCTCAGAAGATtaagaagatgaagagaaatTTCTACTTTGTTCGCTCAAAGATCGACAACGATATCCGAGCCGAGGAAAGTGTTTCAGACTCCAGCAAAGAGAAAACTCTCACAAAAATCAGAGACGACTGCATTCAGC ATTTAGGCATCGAGTCTCCACGAGTCTTCCTCATGTCGAGTTTTCAGCTCCACAAGTTCGACTTCTCTCTCTTACAAGAGACCTTAGAGAGAGAGCTTCCCAAAGATAAGAGGGACACTCTGCTGTATGTCATGCCCAACGTCAACCCCGACGTCATcagcaagaagaaaaaagctttaaaggtACACTTATATCTCTTGGCCACTctgtctgcagctgctgcagctgttcCCGTTCCCGGGCTTTCTGTTGCTGTTGATGTTGCTGTGCTGATTGGTGCTGTCACACATTTTGTACATGCGTTTGGTCTCGATGTCCAATCTCTGAAGAGACTCGCTATCAGAACAGCTGTGTCATACACTGAGCTGCGTGATGTCATCATTTCACCAGTGGCTGCGAAGGAAATTACTAAAGAGCTCTTCCTGAAGGCGTTCGCCCAACTTGGAGGAGCAGCTGGATTAATTGGAGCAGAGGAAGTGTCCAGATTCATTCCCATAGTGGGAATCCCGGTAGCCATGAGCCTCTCCTTCGTCACGACCTACAGAGTTCTGAACTTTATCCTCAACCAGCTCGCTGAAGACGCTCAGAAGGTGTTAAAGAAGGCTCTGGTCTGA
- the LOC109200693 gene encoding interferon-inducible GTPase 5 isoform X1, whose protein sequence is MEDPDDSCPEEIPGVKEALKNNDTAGAAKRIKEYLEKQTNVSLNIAITGESGAGKSTFINAFRGIKNRDEGAAPTGVTETTSEVTPYPHPDNPNVTLWDLPGIGTKDFPARKYLKLVGFDKYDFFLIISDTRFRENDVKLAQKIKKMKRNFYFVRSKIDNDIRAEESVSDSSKEKTLTKIRDDCIQRLKDLGIESPRVFLMSSFQLHKFDFSLLQETLERELPKDKRDTLLYVMPNVNPDVISKKKKALKVHLYLLATLSAAAAAVPVPGLSVAVDVAVLIGAVTHFVHAFGLDVQSLKRLAIRTAVSYTELRDVIISPVAAKEITKELFLKAFAQLGGAAGLIGAEEVSRFIPIVGIPVAMSLSFVTTYRVLNFILNQLAEDAQKVLKKALV, encoded by the exons ATGGAGGATCCAGATGATTCGTGCCCAGAAGAAATTCCTGGAGTTAAAGAAGCCCTGAAGAACAACGACACGGCCGGAGCAGCAAAAAGGATTAAAgaatatttagaaaaacaaaccaatgtCTCGTTAAATATCGCCATCACAGGAGAAAGTGGTGCAGGTAAATCCACCTTTATTAATGCCTTCAGGGGGATAAAGAACAGAGACGAGGGAGCTGCTCCTACTGGTGTCACAGAAACTACGTCAGAGGTCACACCGTACCCCCATCCAGATAATCCCAACGTCACTTTATGGGATCTTCCTGGAATCGGAACCAAAGACTTCCCAGCGAGGAAATACCTGAAGCTTGTTGGGTTTGACAAGTATGACTTCTTCCTCATCATCTCAGACACTCGCTTCAGAGAAAACGACGTGAAACTCGCTCAGAAGATtaagaagatgaagagaaatTTCTACTTTGTTCGCTCAAAGATCGACAACGATATCCGAGCCGAGGAAAGTGTTTCAGACTCCAGCAAAGAGAAAACTCTCACAAAAATCAGAGACGACTGCATTCAGC GACTCAAAGATTTAGGCATCGAGTCTCCACGAGTCTTCCTCATGTCGAGTTTTCAGCTCCACAAGTTCGACTTCTCTCTCTTACAAGAGACCTTAGAGAGAGAGCTTCCCAAAGATAAGAGGGACACTCTGCTGTATGTCATGCCCAACGTCAACCCCGACGTCATcagcaagaagaaaaaagctttaaaggtACACTTATATCTCTTGGCCACTctgtctgcagctgctgcagctgttcCCGTTCCCGGGCTTTCTGTTGCTGTTGATGTTGCTGTGCTGATTGGTGCTGTCACACATTTTGTACATGCGTTTGGTCTCGATGTCCAATCTCTGAAGAGACTCGCTATCAGAACAGCTGTGTCATACACTGAGCTGCGTGATGTCATCATTTCACCAGTGGCTGCGAAGGAAATTACTAAAGAGCTCTTCCTGAAGGCGTTCGCCCAACTTGGAGGAGCAGCTGGATTAATTGGAGCAGAGGAAGTGTCCAGATTCATTCCCATAGTGGGAATCCCGGTAGCCATGAGCCTCTCCTTCGTCACGACCTACAGAGTTCTGAACTTTATCCTCAACCAGCTCGCTGAAGACGCTCAGAAGGTGTTAAAGAAGGCTCTGGTCTGA